Proteins from one Nerophis lumbriciformis linkage group LG08, RoL_Nlum_v2.1, whole genome shotgun sequence genomic window:
- the cpt1b gene encoding carnitine O-palmitoyltransferase 1, muscle isoform isoform X2 → MAEAHQAVGFQFTVRPDGVDLKLSQEVIKNIYLSGVTAWKKRAIQFKNGVLAGVYPASPSSWLIVVIAMMSSLYTGVDPSLGLMDIIKENLPLRGCISTQTRAVLGAIVFASGLWLFLIYLLRYTLKALLSYHGWIFESHGRMSTSTKVWLNLVKMFSGRRPLLYSFQASLPRLPVPNVEDTIYRYLESVRPLLDDERYKQMETLASEFQESNAAQLQRYLIVKSWWATNYVSDWWEEYIYLRGRGPIMVNSNFYVMDLLYVTPTHRQAARAGNVVHAMLQYRRKLERGEHAPLRALGTVPMCSTQMERMFNTTRIPGIETDIVQHLSDRKHLVVYNKGRLFQVWLYTGGRHLLPSELETQFSRILSDTSDPQPGELKLAALTAGNRVPWAQARIKYFSQGVNKTSLDAVESAAFFLVLDHEPQGYDPARSDSLDAYAKSLLHGRCYDRWFDKSFTLVSYPNGKMGINAEHSWADAPIVGHMWEYVLATDCFHLGYTEEGHCKGDVNKGLPHPTRLQWNIPQECQNVIETSYLSAKKVADDVDFHGYVFKDFGKGLIKKCRTSPDAFIQLALQLAQFRDQGEFCLTYESSMTRMFRDGRTETVRSCTAEAVAFVGAMEDKRRTNSQRLALFQKAAEQHQNMYRLAMTGSGIDRHLFCLYILSKYLGLDSPFLKQVLSEPWKLSTSQTPQQQLNLVDVSKFPKYVSAGGGFGPVADDGYGVSYIIAGENLITFHISRLVQVR, encoded by the exons ATGGCCGAGGCCCATCAGGCGGTGGGCTTCCAGTTCACCGTGCGTCCTGATGGCGTGGACCTGAAGCTGAGCCAGGAAGTCATCAAGAACATCTACCTGTCGGGGGTGACGGCGTGGAAGAAGAGAGCCATACAGTTTAAG AACGGCGTGTTGGCTGGAGTCTACCCCGCCAGTCCATCCAGCTGGCTGATTGTGGTCATAGCCATGATGAGCAGCCTGTACACGGGCGTGGATCCTTCTCTGGGACTGATGGACATCATCAAGGAGAACCTTCCCCTCAG AGGATGTATATCCACGCAGACCCGAGCCGTGCTGGGCGCCATCGTGTTTGCCAGCGGACTCTGGCTCTTCCTCATCTACCTGCTCAGGTACACCCTCAAAGCTCTGCTCTCCTACCACGGGTGGATCTTTGAGTCCCACGGCAGAATGAGCACGTCCACCAAAGTGTGGCTG aaCCTGGTGAAGATGTTCTCTGGGAGAAGACCTCTTTTGTACAGCTTCCAGGCCTCCTTGCCACGACTGCCTGTTCCTAATGTGGAGGACACCATCTACAGG TATCTGGAGTCAGTGCGCCCTCTGCTGGATGATGAGCGCTACAAGCAAATGGAGACACTGGCCAGCGAGTTCCAAGAGTCCAACGCTGCTCAGCTGCAGAGATACTTGATCGTCAAGTCCTGGTGGGCCACTAACTAT GTGAGCGACTGGTGGGAGGAGTACATCTACCTGAGAGGCAGGGGCCCCATCATGGTCAACAGTAACTTCTACGTCATG GACCTTCTCTACGTGACCCCCACACACCGCCAAGCTGCACGGGCGGGCAACGTGGTCCACGCCATGCTGCAGTACCGACGCAAGCTGGAGCGGGGCGAGCACGCACCG CTGAGGGCTTTGGGGACGGTGCCTATGTGCTCCACTCAGATGGAGAGGATGTTCAACACCACACGCATCCCTGGCATTGAGACAG ACATAGTGCAGCACCTGAGTGACAGGAAGCACCTGGTGGTGTACAACAAGGGCAGGTTGTTCCAGGTGTGGCTGTACACAGGAGGACGTCACCTCCTCCCCAGTGAACTGGAGACCCAGTTCTCCAGGATCCTCAGCGACACGTCGGACCCTCAGCCGGGGGAGCTGAAGTTAGCGGCGCTGACGGCGGGCAATCG GGTTCCCTGGGCTCAAGCTCGGATCAAGTACTTCAGCCAAGGAGTGAACAAGACCTCCTTGGACGCGGTGGAGTCGGCCGCCTTCTTCCTGGTGCTGGACCACGAGCCTCAAGGTTACGACCCTGCAAGGAGCGACAGTCTGGACGCCTACGCCAAGTCACTGCTGCATGGCAGATGTTACGACAG GTGGTTTGACAAGTCCTTCACCTTGGTTTCTTACCCTAACGGGAAAATGGGAATAAACGCTGAACATTCCTGGGCTGACGCACCAATAGTAGGACACATGTGGGAG taCGTCCTGGCCACAGACTGCTTCCACCTGGGCTACACAGAGGAGGGACACTGCAAAGGAGACGTCAACAAGGGTCTCCCTCACCCCACCCGACTCCAGTGGAACATTCCTCAGGAG TGCCAGAACGTCATCGAGACCTCCTACCTGTCCGCCAAGAAGGTCGCCGACGACGTGGACTTCCACGGCTACGTCTTCAAGGACTTTGGGAAAGGTCTGATCAAAAAGTGCCGGACCAGCCCGGACGCCTTCATCCAACTGGCCCTGCAGCTGGCCCAGTTCAGG GACCAGGGAGAGTTCTGTCTGACCTACGAGTCCTCCATGACGCGCATGTTCAGAGACGGCCGCACTGAGACCGTGCGATCCTGCACCGCCGAGGCCGTCGCCTTCGTCGGAGCCATGGAGGACAAACGACGGACA AACAGCCAGAGGCTGGCCTTGTTCCAGAAGGCTGCAGAGCAGCATCAGAACATGTACCGTCTGGCCATGACCGGCTCTGGGATAGACCGCCACCTCTTCTGTCTCTACATCCTGTCCAAGTATTTAGGTCTGGACTCCCCCTTTTTAAAGCAG GTGCTGTCAGAACCTTGGAAGTTGTCCACCAGCCAGACTCCTCAGCAGCAGCTCAACTTAGTCGACGTCAGCAAGTTCCCCAAATATGTCAGTGCTGGAGGTGGATTTGGCCCC GTGGCAGATGACGGTTACGGCGTGTCTTACATCATCGCTGGAGAAAACCTCATCACTTTCCACATCTCCA GACTCGTGCAGGTTCGGTAG
- the cpt1b gene encoding carnitine O-palmitoyltransferase 1, muscle isoform isoform X1: protein MAEAHQAVGFQFTVRPDGVDLKLSQEVIKNIYLSGVTAWKKRAIQFKNGVLAGVYPASPSSWLIVVIAMMSSLYTGVDPSLGLMDIIKENLPLRGCISTQTRAVLGAIVFASGLWLFLIYLLRYTLKALLSYHGWIFESHGRMSTSTKVWLNLVKMFSGRRPLLYSFQASLPRLPVPNVEDTIYRYLESVRPLLDDERYKQMETLASEFQESNAAQLQRYLIVKSWWATNYVSDWWEEYIYLRGRGPIMVNSNFYVMDLLYVTPTHRQAARAGNVVHAMLQYRRKLERGEHAPLRALGTVPMCSTQMERMFNTTRIPGIETDIVQHLSDRKHLVVYNKGRLFQVWLYTGGRHLLPSELETQFSRILSDTSDPQPGELKLAALTAGNRVPWAQARIKYFSQGVNKTSLDAVESAAFFLVLDHEPQGYDPARSDSLDAYAKSLLHGRCYDRWFDKSFTLVSYPNGKMGINAEHSWADAPIVGHMWEYVLATDCFHLGYTEEGHCKGDVNKGLPHPTRLQWNIPQECQNVIETSYLSAKKVADDVDFHGYVFKDFGKGLIKKCRTSPDAFIQLALQLAQFRDQGEFCLTYESSMTRMFRDGRTETVRSCTAEAVAFVGAMEDKRRTNSQRLALFQKAAEQHQNMYRLAMTGSGIDRHLFCLYILSKYLGLDSPFLKQVLSEPWKLSTSQTPQQQLNLVDVSKFPKYVSAGGGFGPVADDGYGVSYIIAGENLITFHISSKFSSPDTDSCRFGRHIQKAMVDIQALFKSTNDKKTSECDKKMSECEEQLKNGKKHK from the exons ATGGCCGAGGCCCATCAGGCGGTGGGCTTCCAGTTCACCGTGCGTCCTGATGGCGTGGACCTGAAGCTGAGCCAGGAAGTCATCAAGAACATCTACCTGTCGGGGGTGACGGCGTGGAAGAAGAGAGCCATACAGTTTAAG AACGGCGTGTTGGCTGGAGTCTACCCCGCCAGTCCATCCAGCTGGCTGATTGTGGTCATAGCCATGATGAGCAGCCTGTACACGGGCGTGGATCCTTCTCTGGGACTGATGGACATCATCAAGGAGAACCTTCCCCTCAG AGGATGTATATCCACGCAGACCCGAGCCGTGCTGGGCGCCATCGTGTTTGCCAGCGGACTCTGGCTCTTCCTCATCTACCTGCTCAGGTACACCCTCAAAGCTCTGCTCTCCTACCACGGGTGGATCTTTGAGTCCCACGGCAGAATGAGCACGTCCACCAAAGTGTGGCTG aaCCTGGTGAAGATGTTCTCTGGGAGAAGACCTCTTTTGTACAGCTTCCAGGCCTCCTTGCCACGACTGCCTGTTCCTAATGTGGAGGACACCATCTACAGG TATCTGGAGTCAGTGCGCCCTCTGCTGGATGATGAGCGCTACAAGCAAATGGAGACACTGGCCAGCGAGTTCCAAGAGTCCAACGCTGCTCAGCTGCAGAGATACTTGATCGTCAAGTCCTGGTGGGCCACTAACTAT GTGAGCGACTGGTGGGAGGAGTACATCTACCTGAGAGGCAGGGGCCCCATCATGGTCAACAGTAACTTCTACGTCATG GACCTTCTCTACGTGACCCCCACACACCGCCAAGCTGCACGGGCGGGCAACGTGGTCCACGCCATGCTGCAGTACCGACGCAAGCTGGAGCGGGGCGAGCACGCACCG CTGAGGGCTTTGGGGACGGTGCCTATGTGCTCCACTCAGATGGAGAGGATGTTCAACACCACACGCATCCCTGGCATTGAGACAG ACATAGTGCAGCACCTGAGTGACAGGAAGCACCTGGTGGTGTACAACAAGGGCAGGTTGTTCCAGGTGTGGCTGTACACAGGAGGACGTCACCTCCTCCCCAGTGAACTGGAGACCCAGTTCTCCAGGATCCTCAGCGACACGTCGGACCCTCAGCCGGGGGAGCTGAAGTTAGCGGCGCTGACGGCGGGCAATCG GGTTCCCTGGGCTCAAGCTCGGATCAAGTACTTCAGCCAAGGAGTGAACAAGACCTCCTTGGACGCGGTGGAGTCGGCCGCCTTCTTCCTGGTGCTGGACCACGAGCCTCAAGGTTACGACCCTGCAAGGAGCGACAGTCTGGACGCCTACGCCAAGTCACTGCTGCATGGCAGATGTTACGACAG GTGGTTTGACAAGTCCTTCACCTTGGTTTCTTACCCTAACGGGAAAATGGGAATAAACGCTGAACATTCCTGGGCTGACGCACCAATAGTAGGACACATGTGGGAG taCGTCCTGGCCACAGACTGCTTCCACCTGGGCTACACAGAGGAGGGACACTGCAAAGGAGACGTCAACAAGGGTCTCCCTCACCCCACCCGACTCCAGTGGAACATTCCTCAGGAG TGCCAGAACGTCATCGAGACCTCCTACCTGTCCGCCAAGAAGGTCGCCGACGACGTGGACTTCCACGGCTACGTCTTCAAGGACTTTGGGAAAGGTCTGATCAAAAAGTGCCGGACCAGCCCGGACGCCTTCATCCAACTGGCCCTGCAGCTGGCCCAGTTCAGG GACCAGGGAGAGTTCTGTCTGACCTACGAGTCCTCCATGACGCGCATGTTCAGAGACGGCCGCACTGAGACCGTGCGATCCTGCACCGCCGAGGCCGTCGCCTTCGTCGGAGCCATGGAGGACAAACGACGGACA AACAGCCAGAGGCTGGCCTTGTTCCAGAAGGCTGCAGAGCAGCATCAGAACATGTACCGTCTGGCCATGACCGGCTCTGGGATAGACCGCCACCTCTTCTGTCTCTACATCCTGTCCAAGTATTTAGGTCTGGACTCCCCCTTTTTAAAGCAG GTGCTGTCAGAACCTTGGAAGTTGTCCACCAGCCAGACTCCTCAGCAGCAGCTCAACTTAGTCGACGTCAGCAAGTTCCCCAAATATGTCAGTGCTGGAGGTGGATTTGGCCCC GTGGCAGATGACGGTTACGGCGTGTCTTACATCATCGCTGGAGAAAACCTCATCACTTTCCACATCTCCAGCAAGTTCTCCAGTCCTGACACA GACTCGTGCAGGTTCGGTAGGCACATCCAGAAGGCCATGGTGGACATCCAAGCACTTTTCAAGTCCACCAACGACAAGAAGACGTCAGAGTGTGACAAGAAGATGTCGGAGTGTGAAGAGCAGCTGAAGAACGGGAAGAAGCACAAGTAG